Proteins encoded by one window of Bacteroidetes bacterium GWF2_43_63:
- a CDS encoding transketolase, with amino-acid sequence MHSVEDLNKFSSQVRRDIVRMVHAVQSGHPGGSLGCTDFLVALYNNVLNYNPASFSMDGKNEDVFFLSNGHISPAWYSVLARSGYFPVKELATFRKLGSRLQGHPTPAEHLPGVRIASGSLGQGLSAAIGCALGKKLSGEKTFVYTLHGDGELQEGQIWEAAMYAAAKKVDNIIATIDYNGKQIDGPVDDVLALGDLAAKWTAFGWTVLEMDGHNMNEILLTLEKAKNACGKEKPVVILMKTIMGKGVSFMEGSHKWHGSPPSDDQKNTALSELTETLGDY; translated from the coding sequence ATGCATTCTGTCGAAGACCTTAACAAATTCTCATCACAAGTGCGCCGCGACATCGTTCGCATGGTTCATGCTGTTCAATCGGGCCATCCCGGCGGCTCACTCGGCTGCACCGATTTTCTTGTTGCATTATACAACAACGTTTTAAATTACAATCCTGCCTCCTTTTCAATGGACGGAAAAAACGAAGATGTGTTTTTTCTTTCAAACGGCCATATTAGCCCGGCCTGGTATAGTGTACTTGCCCGCTCTGGCTATTTCCCGGTAAAAGAACTTGCAACTTTCCGTAAACTCGGAAGCCGCTTGCAGGGCCACCCCACTCCGGCCGAACATCTGCCGGGCGTTCGCATCGCCTCTGGCTCACTGGGTCAGGGTCTCTCGGCTGCTATCGGTTGCGCACTCGGAAAAAAACTTAGCGGCGAAAAAACTTTTGTTTACACACTGCATGGCGACGGTGAACTCCAGGAAGGTCAAATCTGGGAAGCAGCCATGTATGCCGCAGCAAAAAAAGTTGATAATATTATTGCCACCATCGACTACAACGGAAAACAAATTGACGGCCCGGTCGATGATGTGCTTGCATTGGGCGATCTGGCAGCAAAATGGACTGCATTCGGCTGGACTGTTCTTGAGATGGACGGCCACAATATGAACGAAATCCTTCTGACGCTTGAAAAAGCTAAGAATGCTTGTGGAAAAGAAAAACCCGTTGTAATCCTTATGAAAACAATAATGGGTAAAGGTGTTTCGTTTATGGAAGGCAGTCACAAATGGCATGGTTCGCCACCCAGCGACGATCAGAAAAACACTGCGCTATCGGAATTGACCGAAACACTTGGTGATTACTAG
- a CDS encoding enoyl-ACP reductase, whose product MAYNLLKGKKGIIFGALNDQSIAWKVAEKAHAEGAQIVLSNTAVAMRLGDVETLAAKCDSIVIPADATNTDDLENLIAKSMDFFDGKFDFILHSIGMSPNVRKGIPYDNINYENYLKTIDISALSFHKVIQMCRKMDAINDWGSIVALSYVAAQRTLFGYNDMADAKALLESIARSFGYIYGREKKIRINTVSQSPTPTTAGSGVFGFQSLLDFTERMSPLGNASADDCADFCITLFSDLTKKVTMQNLFHDGGFSSMGMSESAMNQYDKSFKDCDELKKKD is encoded by the coding sequence ATGGCCTACAATCTTTTGAAAGGGAAAAAAGGAATTATTTTCGGAGCACTGAACGATCAGTCCATTGCCTGGAAAGTGGCTGAAAAAGCACATGCCGAAGGCGCACAAATTGTACTCTCAAATACCGCGGTTGCCATGCGCCTGGGCGATGTGGAAACACTGGCTGCAAAATGCGACAGCATTGTGATTCCGGCCGATGCCACCAACACAGACGATCTCGAAAATCTGATTGCAAAATCCATGGATTTTTTCGACGGAAAATTCGATTTTATACTGCATTCAATCGGCATGTCGCCCAATGTGCGCAAAGGAATTCCATACGATAATATCAACTACGAAAACTATCTGAAAACCATTGATATTTCGGCGTTATCGTTTCACAAAGTGATTCAGATGTGCCGAAAAATGGATGCCATCAACGACTGGGGCTCAATTGTAGCGCTGTCGTATGTGGCTGCGCAACGAACGCTTTTCGGCTACAACGATATGGCCGACGCCAAAGCGCTGCTGGAGTCCATTGCGCGCAGCTTCGGATATATTTACGGCCGCGAGAAAAAAATCCGCATCAATACCGTTTCGCAATCACCAACGCCAACCACGGCCGGTAGCGGCGTTTTCGGCTTTCAGTCGCTGCTCGATTTCACCGAACGCATGTCGCCCCTTGGCAATGCTTCGGCCGACGACTGCGCCGATTTCTGCATCACGCTGTTTTCAGATCTGACCAAAAAAGTCACCATGCAAAACCTCTTTCACGACGGTGGATTCAGCAGTATGGGAATGAGCGAAAGCGCCATGAATCAGTATGATAAAAGTTTCAAGGATTGTGATGAGTTGAAAAAGAAGGATTAA
- a CDS encoding capsular biosynthesis protein, with protein MIPFSPPRIDQQIIDAVNEVLNSGWITTGPKTREFETLLKDYTKCSEVLCVNSASAGLELVLRWFGVGPGDEVIVPAYTYAATANIVIHCGATPVFADSSPDDFNITVDEIRKNITAATKAIIPVDLGGFPCDYDAINELVADPDIRKLFSPENENQKKLGRILVLSDAAHSIGALYKSQKTGVLTDVTVFSFHAVKNLTTAEGGAICMNFKNPFENNIIKQDLMLKSLHGQNKDAQAKLQPGNWKYDIIEPGFKCNMTDMQAAIGIVELKRYDSDMLARRKMIYTLYSQLLQKHPRVQLPVYKTSIAETSYHVFLLRIKGITEQQRDDLIQEIFRREVSVNVHFKPLPMMTYYKSIGYEIKDYPVAYDNFSREISLPVYYDLTNEQVHTVASAVIDSINKICP; from the coding sequence ATGATCCCATTTTCTCCACCGCGTATTGATCAGCAGATTATTGACGCTGTCAATGAAGTTCTTAATTCCGGATGGATCACAACCGGACCTAAGACAAGAGAATTTGAAACATTGCTTAAGGACTATACGAAATGTTCCGAAGTGCTTTGTGTCAACAGTGCCTCTGCCGGGCTGGAACTTGTTTTACGCTGGTTCGGCGTTGGTCCCGGCGATGAAGTAATTGTGCCAGCCTATACGTATGCAGCCACTGCAAATATTGTCATTCATTGCGGCGCAACGCCTGTTTTTGCAGACAGCAGCCCTGATGATTTCAACATTACGGTTGATGAAATCCGAAAAAACATTACTGCAGCTACAAAAGCCATTATTCCTGTCGATCTTGGTGGATTTCCATGTGACTACGACGCTATAAACGAATTGGTGGCTGATCCTGATATCAGAAAACTGTTTTCGCCTGAAAATGAAAATCAGAAGAAGCTGGGACGTATTCTTGTTTTATCAGATGCGGCTCACAGTATTGGCGCCCTTTATAAATCGCAGAAAACAGGCGTTCTTACAGATGTCACCGTGTTTTCATTCCATGCGGTGAAAAATCTGACAACAGCCGAAGGCGGAGCCATTTGTATGAATTTCAAAAACCCATTTGAAAACAATATTATCAAGCAGGACCTGATGCTTAAATCCCTCCATGGGCAGAATAAAGATGCTCAGGCAAAACTGCAACCGGGAAACTGGAAATATGATATTATTGAGCCTGGTTTTAAATGCAACATGACCGATATGCAGGCTGCTATTGGGATTGTTGAGCTGAAGCGATATGACAGCGATATGCTGGCCCGCCGCAAAATGATTTATACATTGTATTCGCAGTTGCTTCAAAAACACCCCAGGGTTCAGCTTCCTGTGTACAAGACGAGTATAGCCGAAACATCCTATCACGTTTTTTTACTCCGGATTAAAGGCATTACTGAACAGCAGCGCGACGATCTGATTCAGGAAATATTTCGCAGGGAAGTGTCAGTGAATGTGCATTTCAAGCCATTGCCAATGATGACCTACTATAAAAGTATTGGATACGAAATAAAAGACTACCCGGTGGCCTATGATAATTTCAGCCGCGAAATTTCTCTTCCGGTCTATTACGATCTGACCAATGAGCAGGTACACACAGTCGCGAGTGCGGTTATCGATTCAATTAATAAAATATGTCCATGA
- a CDS encoding triose-phosphate isomerase, whose product MRRKLVAGNWKMNQDAAGIKSFASELKNNLTDFDGRADILICPPFVYLPLLQELFSGTPVAIGAQNVASEEKGAFTGEVSAAMLKDLALPYCIIGHSERRQYYHESDELLVKKIQLLFANGIKPVFCCGEMLPEREAANHFNIVQSQLEGALWNLSDEIIKTITIAYEPVWAIGTGVTASPAQAQEMHAFIRQLIEKRFGSGIADNIRILYGGSVTPDNAEELFSMQDIDGGLVGGASLKAESVTKLINSCK is encoded by the coding sequence ATGCGCAGAAAACTGGTGGCTGGCAACTGGAAAATGAATCAGGATGCAGCCGGAATTAAATCTTTTGCTTCGGAACTGAAAAATAATCTGACTGATTTCGATGGCCGGGCTGATATTCTCATTTGTCCTCCATTTGTTTATTTGCCATTATTGCAGGAATTATTTTCAGGAACGCCAGTAGCCATTGGCGCACAGAATGTAGCCAGCGAAGAAAAAGGTGCTTTCACCGGCGAAGTTTCTGCAGCTATGTTGAAGGATCTGGCACTGCCTTACTGCATTATTGGACATTCCGAGCGCCGCCAGTATTATCACGAAAGTGATGAATTGCTGGTGAAAAAAATTCAGTTGTTGTTTGCAAACGGCATCAAACCTGTGTTTTGCTGCGGTGAAATGTTGCCCGAACGCGAAGCCGCAAATCATTTCAATATCGTTCAAAGCCAGCTGGAGGGCGCCCTGTGGAACCTTTCAGATGAAATTATTAAAACAATTACCATTGCCTATGAACCCGTATGGGCCATTGGTACCGGCGTTACAGCTTCACCGGCGCAGGCGCAGGAAATGCACGCATTTATCAGACAGCTTATCGAAAAGCGCTTCGGAAGCGGCATTGCTGACAATATACGCATTCTGTACGGCGGCAGTGTTACGCCCGACAACGCCGAAGAACTGTTTTCCATGCAGGATATCGACGGTGGTCTGGTGGGCGGCGCATCGCTCAAAGCCGAATCAGTTACAAAACTCATCAACAGCTGCAAATAA
- a CDS encoding glycosyl transferase: MIGKRLFDLLFSFTAILALLIPGVFLALIIVFGSRGGAFFRQIRVGRNQKTFQLLKFRTMFSGSDAKGLLTVGSADSRVTGFGKFLRKTKLDELPQMLNILFGQMSFVGPRPEVPKYVALYNEEQKKVFSVRPGLTDYASLEYINESDLLAQQPDPEKFYIETVMPAKLSLNLKYINEMGCSTDLKIIFRTLFKIGRRT, from the coding sequence ATGATAGGTAAGCGGCTTTTCGACCTGTTGTTTTCATTTACAGCTATTCTGGCTCTGTTGATTCCCGGAGTGTTCCTTGCACTGATTATTGTATTTGGATCGCGTGGAGGCGCATTCTTCAGACAGATTAGGGTAGGGAGGAATCAAAAAACCTTTCAGCTTTTAAAATTCCGCACCATGTTCAGCGGAAGCGATGCCAAAGGCTTGCTCACCGTTGGTTCGGCGGATAGCCGCGTGACGGGTTTCGGAAAATTTCTACGCAAAACAAAGCTGGATGAGCTTCCGCAGATGCTGAATATTCTTTTCGGTCAAATGAGTTTTGTTGGTCCCAGGCCCGAAGTTCCCAAATATGTTGCATTATATAACGAAGAACAGAAAAAGGTTTTTTCAGTGCGCCCTGGTCTGACCGACTATGCATCACTCGAATACATCAACGAAAGCGACCTGCTGGCACAACAACCAGATCCGGAAAAATTCTATATTGAAACGGTGATGCCTGCCAAACTCAGTCTCAACCTTAAATACATTAATGAAATGGGTTGCTCAACGGATCTGAAAATAATTTTCAGGACACTGTTTAAGATTGGGCGGAGGACTTAG
- a CDS encoding RNA polymerase subunit sigma-70: protein MNKITDAEILNLLKAEKTRQRGFELLLNKYKEQAYWLIRRIVIDHDDANDVIQNTFIKVWQNIDKFREDSKIYTWIYRIATNEALSFLKSKKSHLFVSMDELREDFGDRIESDIYFKGSDIQRKLQKAVATLPARQKLVFLMRYFEAMPYQDIANVVGVSIGTLKASYHIAVKKIEEILKTD, encoded by the coding sequence ATGAACAAAATCACCGACGCAGAAATATTGAATCTGCTGAAAGCCGAAAAAACGCGGCAGCGTGGTTTTGAGTTATTGCTAAATAAATACAAGGAACAGGCCTATTGGCTCATTCGCCGTATCGTTATCGACCACGACGACGCCAATGATGTCATTCAGAACACTTTCATCAAAGTCTGGCAAAACATTGATAAATTCCGCGAAGACTCAAAAATTTACACCTGGATTTATCGCATTGCAACCAACGAAGCACTGTCGTTTCTGAAAAGCAAAAAAAGCCATCTTTTTGTTTCAATGGATGAATTGCGTGAAGACTTTGGCGACCGTATTGAATCTGATATTTACTTTAAAGGTTCCGACATTCAGCGCAAATTACAGAAAGCCGTTGCCACACTGCCTGCCAGGCAGAAACTGGTTTTCCTTATGCGCTATTTTGAAGCGATGCCCTATCAGGATATTGCCAATGTTGTGGGTGTTAGCATTGGCACGCTGAAAGCTTCATATCACATTGCCGTGAAAAAAATAGAAGAAATTTTAAAAACTGATTAA
- a CDS encoding glycosyl transferase family 2, translated as MISGKKIIVVFPAYNAEKTIELTYSEIPFDIVDDVILVDDCSHDRTAEVAARLGIKHIIRHEVNKGYGGNQKTCYDKALELGADIVIMLHPDYQYTPRLAAPMAHIIAGGLYPVVFGSRILGRGARKGGMPLYKYLFNRFLTLAENIIIGQKLSEYHTGYRSFSADVLRKINYHANSDDFVFDNQMIAQIFMAGFEIAEVTCPTKYFDDASSINFRRSMKYGFGVLGTAFKYRFHKWGLCKSRLFKTPANLSASQKAT; from the coding sequence ATGATATCAGGAAAAAAAATAATTGTAGTCTTTCCGGCTTACAATGCCGAAAAAACAATAGAACTCACCTATTCGGAGATCCCTTTCGACATTGTGGATGACGTAATCCTTGTGGATGACTGCAGTCATGACCGCACCGCGGAAGTAGCTGCCAGACTTGGAATTAAACATATTATCCGCCATGAGGTAAACAAAGGATATGGCGGGAACCAGAAAACATGCTACGACAAAGCCTTGGAGTTGGGTGCCGATATTGTCATCATGTTGCACCCTGATTATCAATACACGCCGCGACTGGCTGCGCCGATGGCTCATATTATTGCCGGCGGTCTGTATCCTGTTGTATTCGGTTCGCGCATCCTGGGTCGTGGTGCCCGGAAAGGCGGAATGCCATTGTACAAATATCTTTTCAATCGTTTTCTAACGTTGGCCGAAAACATCATCATTGGTCAGAAATTATCGGAATATCATACAGGCTATCGCTCTTTTTCGGCCGACGTACTCCGGAAAATTAATTACCACGCCAATTCCGATGATTTTGTATTCGACAATCAAATGATTGCTCAAATATTTATGGCTGGTTTCGAAATTGCCGAAGTCACCTGCCCTACAAAATATTTCGACGATGCTTCATCAATCAACTTCCGTCGCTCGATGAAATATGGATTTGGCGTGCTCGGAACGGCATTCAAATACCGCTTTCACAAATGGGGCCTGTGCAAAAGCCGGCTGTTTAAAACTCCAGCCAACCTCTCTGCGTCGCAGAAGGCGACCTGA
- a CDS encoding transketolase, with amino-acid sequence MKQIEVRQKKDTRSGFGDALAELGKRNNKVVALCADLTGSLKMNAFAADFPDRFFQVGIAEANMIGIASGLAISGYIPYTGTFANFSTGRVYDQIRQCVAYSNKNVKICASHAGITLGEDGATHQIMEDIALMRALPNMTVINTCDYSQTYRATQAIADFDGPVYLRFGRPVVPDFSPIDQPFEIGKGILFNEGKDVTLIATGHLVWEALEACRLLEEKGISAEVINIHTIKPLDNDLLLKSISKTRCLVTAEEHVVAGGLGEAVAALLAQNSPAPQEFVAMCDSFGESGTPEELMVKYGLKADNIVDAAIKVLKRKTSL; translated from the coding sequence ATGAAACAAATTGAAGTAAGACAAAAGAAAGATACACGTTCAGGATTTGGCGATGCCCTTGCTGAACTTGGAAAAAGAAACAACAAAGTAGTGGCACTCTGTGCCGACCTGACCGGATCGCTCAAAATGAATGCATTTGCAGCTGATTTTCCTGATCGTTTTTTTCAGGTTGGTATTGCTGAAGCAAATATGATTGGCATTGCATCGGGGCTGGCTATCTCGGGTTATATTCCATACACAGGCACCTTTGCCAATTTTTCAACGGGCCGTGTTTATGACCAGATTCGCCAGTGTGTTGCATACAGCAATAAAAACGTAAAAATCTGCGCCTCTCATGCCGGAATCACCTTGGGTGAAGACGGAGCCACGCACCAGATTATGGAAGACATTGCGCTGATGCGTGCTCTGCCGAATATGACCGTAATAAATACCTGCGATTATTCGCAGACTTACCGCGCCACACAGGCCATTGCTGATTTTGACGGCCCGGTTTATCTGCGCTTCGGTCGCCCGGTAGTGCCGGATTTCTCGCCCATCGATCAGCCATTTGAAATAGGAAAAGGCATTCTGTTCAATGAAGGAAAAGATGTTACTCTGATTGCCACTGGTCATCTCGTTTGGGAAGCACTCGAAGCCTGCCGCTTGCTTGAAGAAAAAGGAATATCGGCCGAAGTGATTAACATTCACACAATAAAACCCCTTGACAACGACTTGCTGCTGAAGAGCATTTCAAAAACAAGGTGTCTGGTAACTGCAGAGGAACACGTTGTTGCTGGTGGCCTTGGCGAAGCGGTGGCAGCACTGCTCGCTCAAAATTCGCCTGCTCCGCAGGAATTCGTAGCCATGTGCGACAGTTTTGGGGAAAGTGGTACACCCGAAGAACTGATGGTTAAGTATGGCCTCAAAGCGGATAATATTGTTGATGCAGCCATTAAGGTATTGAAAAGAAAAACTTCGCTCTAA
- a CDS encoding serine dehydratase — MTIPDFCEKTALTEAAYRIKGYIHRTPLLSCSAIDRFHGCEIVFKCENFQVAGAFKSRGAANAVFSLIEKGFSGSVATHSSGNHAQALSRVALHAGIAAHVVMPENSLLSKINATKEYKAQVTFCQPMLAARETTLTKIIVDTGAVEIHPYDNREIIIGQATCAMEILDEYKPDFILTPVGGGGLLSGTALAAAYFGNSVKVIGAEPAGAADARESFVTKKFVPSVDPKTIADGLLTSLGKLTFPLILQHVNDILLADESEIISAMRMLWERAKIMAEPSSAVPLAVVKANPDIFRNKKVCIIISGGNADLDHLPWTN; from the coding sequence ATGACAATCCCCGATTTTTGCGAAAAAACTGCTTTAACAGAAGCTGCTTACAGAATCAAGGGGTATATTCATCGGACTCCACTTCTCTCTTGCTCAGCTATTGACCGGTTTCATGGATGTGAGATTGTTTTCAAATGTGAAAACTTTCAGGTAGCCGGCGCATTCAAATCGCGTGGTGCTGCCAATGCAGTTTTTTCTTTGATCGAAAAGGGTTTTTCAGGAAGTGTGGCCACCCATTCTTCGGGTAATCATGCTCAGGCACTCAGTCGGGTGGCTCTGCACGCTGGAATTGCAGCACATGTTGTTATGCCTGAAAATTCCCTGTTGTCAAAAATAAATGCGACAAAAGAATACAAGGCGCAGGTAACTTTTTGCCAACCTATGCTCGCGGCCCGGGAGACAACACTCACGAAGATTATTGTCGATACCGGTGCTGTAGAAATTCATCCTTACGATAATCGGGAAATTATTATTGGACAGGCCACCTGTGCCATGGAAATTCTGGATGAGTACAAACCCGATTTTATACTGACTCCGGTCGGAGGAGGTGGTTTGCTGAGCGGAACTGCGCTGGCTGCAGCTTATTTTGGTAATTCAGTAAAAGTGATAGGTGCCGAGCCAGCCGGGGCTGCCGACGCACGGGAATCGTTCGTGACGAAAAAATTCGTCCCTTCGGTTGATCCGAAAACCATTGCAGATGGGTTACTCACTTCGCTCGGAAAACTAACTTTTCCGTTGATTTTGCAGCATGTAAACGATATTTTGCTGGCGGATGAAAGCGAGATTATCAGCGCTATGCGTATGCTTTGGGAGAGGGCCAAAATCATGGCAGAGCCTTCGTCTGCGGTGCCCCTGGCTGTTGTAAAAGCAAATCCCGATATTTTCAGAAACAAAAAAGTTTGTATAATAATTTCCGGCGGTAATGCCGATCTTGACCATTTGCCATGGACCAATTAA